From the genome of Ziziphus jujuba cultivar Dongzao chromosome 6, ASM3175591v1, one region includes:
- the LOC125419097 gene encoding uncharacterized protein LOC125419097, translating into MHRSSSGSRVSDDGFVVTSSSSSSLTSQSSTFKANPDNTDEPLPTYNPLSHAAKRERSRLRFAENAIHFIPLVLVLCAIILWFFSKSGPSL; encoded by the coding sequence ATGCATAGATCTTCAAGTGGTTCAAGGGTCTCCGATGATGGCTTCGTTGTgacctcctcttcttcttcatcattaaCTTCACAATCTTCAACTTTTAAAGCAAACCCAGATAACACTGATGAGCCCCTACCCACATACAATCCTCTCTCCCATGCCGCCAAGAGAGAACGCTCTCGTCTCAGATTCGCTGAGAACGCTATCCACTTCATACCTCTCGTGCTTGTGCTCTGCGCCATCATCCTCTGGTTCTTCTCCAAATCAG
- the LOC107434990 gene encoding ras-related protein RABD2c, translating to MNPEYDYLFKLLLIGDSGVGKSCLLLRFADDSYLDSYISTIGVDFKIRTVEQDGKTIKLQIWDTAGQERFRTITSSYYRGAHGIIVVYDVTDQESFNNVKQWLNEIDRYASENVNKLLVGNKCDLTANKVVSYETAKAFADEIGIPFMETSAKNATNVEQAFMAMAAEIKNRMASQPVNNARPPTVQIRGQPVNQKSGCCSS from the exons ATGAATCCCGAATA tgatTACTTGTTCAAGCTGTTGCTCATTGGAGATTCTGGTGTTGGCAAATCATGTTTACTTCTGAGGTTTGCT GATGATTCATATCTGGACAGCTACATAAGCACGATTGGTGTCGACTTT AAAATTCGCACTGTGGAACAGGATGGGAAGACAATTAAACTTCAAATT TGGGACACAGCAGGTCAAGAGCGTTTTAGGACAATCACCAGCAGCTACTACCGTGGAGCTCATGGCatcatt GTTGTTTATGATGTTACAGACCAAGAGAGCTTCAACAATGTTAAGCAATGGTTGAATGAAATTGATCGCTATGCAAGTGAGAATGTGAACAAGCTTCTAGTTGGAAACAAGTGTGATCTCACAGCAAATAAAGTAGTATCCTATGAGACAGCTAAG GCATTTGCGGATGAAATTGGAATCCCCTTCATGGAAACAAGTGCCAAGAATGCTACCAACGTGGAGCAGGCTTTTATGGCCATGGCTGCTGAGATTAAGAACAG GATGGCCAGCCAACCGGTGAACAATGCCAGGCCTCCAACTGTGCAGATCCGAGGACAGCCCGTCAACCAGAAGTCTGGTTGCTGCTCATCTTAG
- the LOC107409633 gene encoding pentatricopeptide repeat-containing protein At4g16835, mitochondrial codes for MNYLRNSRKHNYLPSLKILPQTKHPNSSFSTATLENPDTHQSENVIPANFPNHPPQRSHLVYPSNVTKKIPISQLCSKSSHLDQHQFSGTISSNKLITNYIRSGDLDSAVRAFERMVIKTTVSWNSILAGLAKKPGKMKEAQDLFVRIPEPDTVSYNIMLVCHLYNCGIASAMEFFHKMPVKDTASWNTMISGFAQDGKMQRAKELFSSMPEKNSVSWSAMISGYVQCGDLDSAVELFEIAPVKSVVAWTAMVTGYMKFGKIELAEKIFHEMPVRNIVTWNAMIAGYVENSRAEDGLKLFQRMIRSGVKANASSLSSVLLGCSDLSALPLGKQVHQLINKSPLYYDTTAGTSLISMYCKCGDMEDAWKLFLEMPRKDVVTWNAMITGYAQYGAGQKALQLFGEMRDNGAKPDWITFVGVLLACNHAGLVDIGVQYFDSMVRDYGIEAKPEHYTCMVDLLGRAGRLVEAVDLIKKMPFEPHLAIFGTLLGACRIHKNLEVAEYAAKNLLNLDPKNAAGYVQLANIYAATSRWECVAKIWQSMKDNKVVKTPGYSWIEVKNVVHEFRSGDRMHPELATIHEKLIELDKKMKLAGYVPNLEFALHDVGQEQKEQLLLWHSEKLAIALGLIKMPAGIPIRVFKNLRICGDCHRAAKYISAIERREIIVRDTTRFHHFKNGICSCGGYW; via the coding sequence ATGAACTATCTTAGGAATTCGAGGAAACATAACTACTTGCCTTCGCTCAAAATTTTACCGCAAACCAAACATCCAAATTCTTCCTTTTCCACTGCTACTTTAGAAAACCCAGATACTCATCAAAGCGAAAATGTCATTCCCGCCAATTTTCCAAACCACCCACCACAAAGGAGTCACTTGGTTTACCCCAGTAACGTGACTAAGAAAATCCCAATCTCCCAATTATGCAGTAAATCTTCACACCTTGATCAACATCAATTCAGTGGTACCATTTCGTCAAATAAGTTGATCACCAACTATATTCGATCTGGGGATTTAGATTCTGCTGTCAGAGCTTTTGAAAGAATGGTAATCAAGACGACAGTATCATGGAATTCAATATTAGCCGGGCTCGCAAAGAAGCCCGGCAAAATGAAAGAAGCACAAGACCTGTTTGTAAGAATTCCAGAACCGGACACTGTTTCCTATAACATTATGTTGGTTTGTCATTTATACAATTGTGGTATTGCTTCTGCAATGGAATTCTTTCACAAGATGCCTGTTAAGGATACAGCATCTTGGAATACTATGATATCTGGTTTTGCTCAAGATGGAAAAATGCAGAGAGCAAAGGAGCTGTTTTCGTCAATGCCGGAAAAGAATAGTGTCTCATGGAGTGCAATGATTTCGGGATATGTGCAATGTGGGGATTTGGACTCTGCTGTGGAGTTGTTTGAGATAGCTCCTGTTAAGAGTGTTGTGGCATGGACTGCAATGGTTACCGGGTATATGAAGTTTGGGAAGATCGAATTAGCGGAGAAAATATTTCATGAGATGCCCGTGAGAAATATAGTAACTTGGAACGCTATGATTGCAGGTTATGTTGAAAATTCTCGAGCTGAGGATGGTTTGAAGCTCTTCCAAAGAATGATACGATCTGGGGTTAAGGCAAATGCATCAAGTTTAAGCAGTGTTCTACTGGGTTGCAGTGACCTATCAGCGTTGCCATTGGGTAAACAAGTACATCAGCTTATTAATAAATCTCCTTTGTATTATGATACAACTGCAGGGACTTCATTGATTAGCATGTATTGTAAGTGCGGAGATATGGAGGATGCTTGGAAGTTGTTTCTCGAGATGCCAAGAAAAGATGTAGTCACTTGGAATGCGATGATTACTGGCTATGCTCAGTATGGAGCAGGTCAAAAAGCTCTCCAGCTGTTTGGGGAGATGAGAGACAATGGAGCAAAGCCTGATTGGATAACCTTTGTCGGAGTATTACTGGCTTGCAACCATGCTGGGTTGGTAGATATTGGTGTTCAATATTTTGACTCAATGGTAAGAGATTATGGAATTGAAGCTAAGCCAGAGCATTATACATGTATGGTTGATCTTCTCGGGCGAGCTGGTAGGCTAGTTGAAGCTGTAGATTTGATCAAGAAAATGCCATTTGAACCACATTTGGCCATTTTCGGGACTCTTTTGGGGGCTTGTAGAATTCACAAGAACTTAGAGGTAGCAGAGTATGCAGCCAAGAATCTGCTTAATCTTGATCCAAAAAATGCAGCTGGCTACGTTCAGCTTGCTAATATTTATGCAGCCACAAGCAGATGGGAATGTGTTGCTAAGATATGGCAGTCAATGAAAGACAATAAGGTGGTTAAAACACCTGGTTATAGTTGGATTGAGGTAAAGAATGTAGTTCATGAGTTCAGATCAGGTGATCGAATGCACCCAGAATTAGCCACTATACACGAAAAACTAATTGAGTTAGATAAGAAAATGAAACTTGCAGGTTATGTTCCAAATCTCGAATTTGCATTACATGATGTGGGTCAAGAGCAGAAAGAGCAGCTTCTGCTATGGCACAGTGAAAAGCTAGCAATCGCCTTAGGTCTCATAAAAATGCCTGCAGGCATACCAATTCGGGTTTTCAAAAACTTGAGGATATGTGGAGATTGCCATCGTGCAGCCAAGTATATATCTGCAATAGAAAGAAGGGAAATTATTGTTAGAGATACTACAAGATTTCACCATTTCAAAAATGGGATTTGCTCTTGTGGTGGTTACTGGTAA
- the LOC107434989 gene encoding RGG repeats nuclear RNA binding protein A, with product MATTNPFDLLGDVDQEDPSQLIAAAQKLTPPPQQTKKPQAPSAAAAAQPAKPAKLPSKPVPPAQAVKETKNETGRGGGRGFGRGRGGGGGGYNRESVSNESSFGNNGFSGGYRAPEEGDTGKSSERRGYGGGGRGGYRGGRRGVGNGEAVEGERPRRTYERRSGTGRGNELKREGSGRGNWGTPTDEIAPEVEEPVIESEKNAEKPVGDEEAVDVNKESPVNEPEEKEPEDKEMTLEEYEKVLEEKRKALLALKTEERKVNLDKDLESMQQLSSKKGKGNDDVFIKLGSEKDKRKEAAEKEEKAKKSVSINEFLKPAEGERYYSSGGRGRGRGRGSRGGFGGYAAGNAAAPSIEDPGQFPTLGGK from the exons ATGGCAACCACAAACCCTTTTGATCTTTTGGGTGATGTTGATCAGGAGGACCCAAGTCAGCTTATCGCTGCGGCTCAGAAGCTTACTCCTCCTCCACAGCAGACTAAGAAACCTCAGGCTCcttctgctgctgctgctgctcaGCCCGCTAAGCCTGCCAAGCTTCCTTCCAAGCCTGTCCCTCCTGCTCAAGCTG TGAAAGAGACAAAGAATGAAACTGGCCGTGGAGGTGGACGTGGGTTTGGACGTGGACGTGGTGGTGGAGGAGGTGGATATAATAGAGAATCAGTAAGCAATGAAAGCTCTTTTGGCAACAATGGATTTTCTGGAGGATATAGGGCACCTGAAGAGGGAGATACAGGAAAATCCTCTGAAAGGCGTGGCTATGGTGGTGGTGGTCGTGGTGGCTACCGTGGTGGTCGCCGTGGTGTTGGCAATGGTGAGGCTGTGGAAGGGGAACGTCCTCGGAGAACCTATGAACGTCGCAGTGGTACTGGACGAGG GAATGAGCTTAAGCGTGAGGGGTCAGGTCGTGGGAATTGGGGAACACCCACTGATGAGATTGCTCC GGAAGTTGAAGAGCCTGTCATTGAAAGTGAGAAGAATGCTGAGAAGCCAGTGGGAGATGAGGAAGCTGTGGATGTGAACAAGGAGAGTCCTGTGAATGAGCCAGAAGAAAAAGAACCTGAAGACAAG GAGATGACTTTGGAAGAGTATGAGAAGGTACTTGAAGAGAAGAGAAAGGCCTTGCTTGCACTGAAGACTGAGGAGAGGAAGGTTAATTTGGACAAAGACCTTGAGTCCATGCAGCAGCTTTCAAGtaaaaagggaaagggaaatGATGATGTCTTTATCAAACTG GGTTCTGAAAAAGACAAGCGCAAAGAGGCTGctgaaaaggaagagaaagcTAAGAAG TCTGTTAGCATTAACGAGTTTCTGAAGCCTGCTGAAGGAGAGAGGTACTATTCCTCTGGAGGTCGTGGTCGTGGCCGTGGACGTGGTTCAAGAGGTGGATTTGGTGGATATGCAGCTGGCAATGCGGCAGCTCCATCCATTGAAGACCCTGGACAGTTCCCGACCCTGGGTGGTAAATGA